Genomic segment of Dunckerocampus dactyliophorus isolate RoL2022-P2 chromosome 13, RoL_Ddac_1.1, whole genome shotgun sequence:
TCTCAATTGTGATTTAGCATTAAAAAGGCAGATACCAAGTGGATATAGGTTGCTTTTTCATACAAAAGACAATACTTTGAAGGTATTtagtgattaattcattcataagGGGTAAAATAGCACCAGTTTTTGGCATCTCTAACCTGAGAAACGTTTGTGAGCAAACAAAAATGGCTGCCTCCTCTCAATCGACTTCCCTTTCCTGCAGGTTGATGGCAATGGACCCTGTGATGTGACACCAAAGGGGGTCAAACAGCCTAAATTGTTGCACTGCGAAGGCCTCGGGGAGCATTCATCGTCTCTCGGAGCAGATCAAGGAGAGCCCCAGAGGAGGCAACGATAACAAAAATAACCAAACCCTCTCCCCTgttcaaaaatgaatacaagAGAACAAAAAATTGAGGCTATTGGGTGTTTTGAGGCTACTGGTGGCCACAGACACCTTCAAGAGTCTCCTCCTCTCTGTGGCTGTTTCAGACACTAAGAGTGTGATTGTCGACAGGTCCTGAGGCTTATTCATGGCTGCTGTCTGCTTTTTGCCCCTCGGCAACATCCAGGCACATGGGGCAGCAGGCGCCTTTTAGCTTGACAGGCTGTTTGCACCGAGCTGGCGGACAAGACTCCACAAAGCAGGTGACCCTGGCGTCCTGCAGTAACAAAGAAAGGGCAAACGGGTAGGTTACGTTATTAGATTAGACCGGATAAAAGGTTCCCTGTGGTCATGACTGAGAGCTCCAGCCAACACCACGCCGCAAAAGAACAATAGAGCCAAACGAGAGTGGAGCGTGGAACCTCAAAAGCTGAACATCTGAGGAATCTAAGCAAACTTCTtgggaaaaatacattttgaaacttCTGTTTGAACCCCGGCCATGCTGAGTATCAAGGCTTTCAGAAGCTTTCCAAAAGGCAAGTAAGGATGTTAAGAAGACGCATAATataaagtaatcccttgtttattgtggttaactggttccagaccccaccgggATGAGGAGGGTTGGGCATCGAACCGGGACTAACCTTTCGAGTTTCCCGGAATAGTTAATTTATGAAAATTTTGGTCCCTATGTTCGGTGCTCGACCAGCAAAAATGGCCACataacaccaatgaagaagccggcgaacaccgacgaagaagaagcggcagcaagtgtttgtgttcatccatttcacCCACAGACAAAGAGTGACGGCGCTGTAAAGTTTGActgaaattctgcaaaaaaaattaacaacatTTCGAATGCCATCATATCATGCCAAGGTGGGTGCACCActacatgattaaacacctccggcTTCACGGTGTACAGAGTGCCgcagaatcgttaggaaccagaATTGAAACGAGGAATTGGAATCGgaatcgctcaaattcaaacaacGCCGAACCCTAATGATGAGTGAatgtctgcaaagtaggattctttatttataaatggaatattttcatagttagagcatagaaaacatgcttttaacattattagagccctctagacatgaaataacatccctatagttacctttacactcatgttaCCTAATAAACtagatataataacagaaaataagccatttaagacataagactcgtgctcgtgtgtgtgttgctgtaaattttgagagttgagtttttatcttggcgtgggttacagccgcaacagtaccTTGTGTTTGGCATACCACGATAGGCATCAAAGAACTGGACGTACGATTACATCACGTCGACTACAAGGAAAGACACAActcacaaagacttgatgcagCTTTGAAGTCAACATcctcactgttttgttttgacgTTTTACTAATTGAAATGTATtcctatttattaacatttaatcccaaattataatttttcaaattgtatttattcccttaatactgCAGTATTCTGCAGTATTAAGGTTTctagtgtcattattttaactcctatttgcttcttgattttttttaaacaccattCTTTTCCTTTCATACAGGAAGTGGGAAAAACATGTCGGAAAGTGAAATATTGTGTCAAAAAGTAAaagttatggtgtgaatgaacaGTAATGACATGGGGAAGGGATACGATtaaaaataagctctgcttcttcctactccgttccagacatgttgaattgtgctaatgtaaccatgtgatgttccttcatgtaacTTAACGCATGTCTGAAAAACATACACATGGCATACCACACCATAATTCAaagttgcaataaaagcctgttctggtGATGAAGTCTGGCACTTATGTGACTCACCAAACATCACagtaaccagtgtagaatactacatatcatcccagcgtctttgaatgcgtcttctgaatgccttgtatttgtattttagttcattgagccatttttatgcttgaatatgcttaatttaggcaaaacgtACATACAGTTTGCTTGATTATGCATAGTTTTGGTCGTAGGCcacgaaacaacatgatttatgaatatatttttgaaaaaccgtgatagagtgaaggtgcaaaattcaaagtgagAGGGACTACTGAAATCACTATTAGCATTCTGACAATAAGAAAAGTCAAATACAGGAATATAATCACAGCTCGAGTCACTATGGAATCAAAGTCCATCCCTGGTAAGTGTAATGGCATCCcttcgtctttttttttgtttcaatatTGTGAACAATTTAGCCTTGGTGGAGCTCTGCGCTCTATCTACTAAGTGACATTCCAGTTATATGTGGCCATTAAAATCTTGTTTAGGTGGCCTACCCTGCATTCCTAACCTACCTTGCATTCACATTGCGTGCATGGGTCCTCTTTCCACTGCTCTCCATCTGTCCGCTCATTCCTGTTTCTGTCAGTGCAGTCAGTCTTGCTCAGACGGGCTTCCAGTCGCTTAATCTGAAAAATGTGACAGGACAGAGAATTGGGCTACTTGATATTTGGAAGTCAACACCATCATCATGTGTTCTCCTCACTACCATAACCCACTTAACTTGACGCCCCCTAGACTGGCTGACCGGTGTCGACATACACGGCCGTCTACCTGGTCGAAACTGAAACAGAAACTAACCATTGATTGCacgtttacttgtgactttggccaaagACATAAGAAGAATGGGCGACGCTGGACGATTTTTCAGCCTACGGaagtttgttgacatggttttcctccaattatgcatatttttattttgtttcttttgttttcatatAATATTGTAGAGACAGGAGTATTGTTTATGGTTGTGAGCTGTGATTCAGGGGTTGGACTACAGGGGCCAGTGGCATTTTTCAACTAATTAAGACCAGCCCATGAGGGAAGAGGAGTTACTGAGCCGCGTTTTCCGCATTGAAATGTGGAGTGCATATTGGTGTAAGGCAGGGGCGGCCATTATGTCGAtagcgagctaccggtagatcgccaaggtagtttgggtcaatggtagttgtcatatgacatcagtcagttgacattaagctccccttctGATTCGCGCTtactcccccgcagcgtttcaagctacacatgaAGATGCAACgttcatctttatgattgtgattatggatgaactaactcagctgtaagatgtctatatctataactaaagttatctgttcacttgtagcggctagctacgtagaaaaaacgtgtattgtttactggctttgcttggcgtcacgaactctactacagaaatctgtgttttctacacgttggctttttaaactattatttcatgatgaaatgaaaaatgtgcccattggtgaaaccttttcaatatgttgccttgacttgggctgcattgtcttttgcatcataattttaaattcttgtatatgggtaatgtttgatagcaaatgctaactggatgtaatacaagtgtgtgccctaatgaacgttacatagctaatgtgactgacatattaccagtactcactcactagtacacaactatttaggagttatgtggaattatctttatttccacattgaagtgaattatgatagcaactactttgaacACAAaaatcgaggttccactgtattatcatATTGCAATGAAAGTGTTTCTGTACTCTGACATGTATGCGGTTTGATGCAATTTGCATACTTTTCGCAGCATAGTTCTGGGGCAAAACAGCCTACTGGAAGTACAACTTTCAACATCTCCAatactaaaaaaagaaaaaggactgCACCTATATAAAGCTCTTAATATAAACGTATAGTGATAATATACATCCGTAGCCAGAGCTGCCTTGGGGCAGACTGATGGAAACGCAGCTGCCAATTCACACCAACTGGTGACTACCACTaggcattcattcacattcaacaTTATACATCAGTGTAGTGCACAATgtaggcaaggtgggtgaagtgtcttgacACCTCCAAACCTGTTGTTACTGGACAACTTCCTCTAGTATCTTTTATGCCATACAACTACTGTGACCACCTAACCTACAGCATGTGAATGAATCCAGACACTTACCTGTTTTCGTAAACTTTTGATCGTCTTCTGCATGTCAGAGACAAAGTCCTGGAAGTCATTGATTGAGGGTTCAGTGCTTTTTTTGGAAGTCACAGTAACATTGACAAGGCTTCCTCCGGCTTCCTCCATGTGCCTGCAAAATGTggaaacaaagtaaaaatgagCTACTATgtgaacatgcatgtttaattTGCAATGCCGGATTACCTGTTTTGCTTGACGCTGTCGACAGGTTTGCTGTCTTTGTAGCTGTGCTCTGCTGACCTGCGCCCTCTGAAGTGGTAGGACAGTGCGTTGAACTGACCCTTGGTTCTGCAATCTGGGGgtttcaaaaacaacaacacacaccacGGTTCACTAAAAGCAACAACCACAGTTGTGCATACCAGTACagccattttttatatttagtaAGTTTCAACCTATTTGTTCTGCAAATGTTCATCAGAATAAGCATTTGGACATGTAAAGGAAGTGAAATCGGTCCTGTCTTGGTAGCAATAACAGCTTCCACTCCTCTGGGATgactttctacaagattttGTGTGTCTATGGGAAGTTTTGCCATTTTGAAAAACACTAACAAGATCAggggtcactgatgttggaagGGAGGGCCTAATACTTGTGTTCTTCTGTTTGACGGGGTGGAACCGAAGTGAATGAAGCACTTTAGGTGTCCGGAAAGACGCCatataagttccatccattattatcattattagtattattattattgtttgatAACCACATTAAATAATTGGCTAAATAGACATTTGTACAGTGCATCACACAAGAAACCAAGACTAATATTCCCACACTATTTTGGCTTCAATCATCAACATTTTCATTGTGCCAAGCATCCTGTAATCTTAGGAGCAATAAATACCAACAATAGAAAGATTCTGATAAACCTAAGGAAGGGAGCACCATTACCTGCAGTATGCTGTATTGCCCTTTTAAGTAGCAGACACCATTGTGTATAAGACTATCTAAAAACAACAAGACTTCCTGTCCTGTGCTGATAATGAGGCATGAGCATCTCTGCATGTGTACACTCACCCACAAGTACATACAGCGCCAAACAAATTTATTACACCGCCACCCAAAGTAAGGTTTATGTCAAATCTGCCCTACATTAACAACCTTGGCAACTACCAAAACCATGTTTTGTTCCTGTGATGATTTCTACaccagtacagttgtccctcgctatatcacgatTCCAATATCGCCCGCTCAAGtttaaataagattttttttttttttaaaaacgatcactgtttcgtggttgactatggcatgttattagtaaaaaaatattgaaagacaagttatatgtagcattctggtcagTAGGCAACAGTAACgtcatgagacatgacgttagattacattatctttcacactgcatgaagaCTGGCTAGTTGGCTGagacagacatgccatggctgtgaTGAGTGAAAAAAACGATCTCCtttcattccgtgtggaagtggtaaatttgtggcttctttgtccttcttccccattcGTTTGAAAAACTTAATATAAACGTATagtgtaaataataattatttgtcatttaattGCATTCCTGaacagaaaaatgtgtttaagtGGTTTAAAGTTATGCTTGAGTAATTTCTGACTTCTCAGGGAGGCCCGgtgtacaaatacagtttaatacAGTTAATCCTTTTTTGAAGGATTtctaaaatatgtgtttttcatttttatgacaggttttcaaatatatttgttttataagTTCCAAGATTTGACTTGCAACTCGTGGCTATTACTTCCTTCTGTAGAAGAGGATTCAGAGGATTTAGAGTAGTAGTTTCCAATGTAGCAAAAAGTAAGGCAGAAAGCATACTGTAGTCGTCTGGGTGacacgtttaaaaaaatattaatggcagttatttgtttaaaatatgTATCTAGCTGAACAAATATGGCTTTAAATTGAACCAGGTGTGATTTGCATGGAGGATCCTTACCTTCGCAGCAGTCTTGCCACATGCGCAGGTCAATCTGTGGGATGTCATCACAGCTACCATAGCCATGCGGCACCTCTGCCACCCTGAAGATATCATGCTGGACTCGTGTGATGTTATCTCCGTTGTCACACAGTACCCGAGACAAAGAGGCCTGCTTCAGCTGGGTCAGCTGGGCAGGAGTGAACACGCCAGGGTTTTCATACCAGAATCTGCATGTGACGGGGAAAGCAAATGGGAGGTGTCATGCACAGAAATACCTAATAACTAAAACACAGTTTCCAGCAAGCAGTGCAGTTTAAGTCTTGTTTGTTCCATTGTGGAGGCTCCCATATCCACACTCAGGACTGGTTTGTAATTCTTTCCCATTTTGAACAGCaacaacatgaagcattcaatgtaaactgtatgcatgttccaaataaattcaaccataaccataacgtctgtgtaggctctcagtcgtacaggagttgtccatccaggaaaaggcttcttgagacgtcatctgtacttctgtgaaggtgtcggacgtttcgctcctcatccgaagagcttcgtcagcgaactaataagtgctgtaGCCTAGGCCTAGGCCTAGGCCTAGAAGTACAGgcgacgtctcaagaagccttttcccccataaccataaccatcaACATTCTGTCTACCTGTCTCCATTTCGAAGGCGTTTAAACTGAGATGCCAGCAGACACATGAGGGTAGGTCCGAGTCTACTGCCAGGGACCAGGTCTTCAGCCATCAGGGCGGGGAACAGGTCGACGTTCAGCGGAGTGCCATACAACCTATACATAGCAAACAATGTGTGAGTACAGGTATGAGTTAAATCCACAGATTATTGGCTTCCATTGAAAGTCTATAAAATCACCTCTGCAATTTTTCTCTGACATTGGGATTCTTAATCTCGTTCCTCAAATTCTCAAAGCTCTGAGCCGATGTCAAGTTACAGAACGTCCTGTAATCATTATATGGCGGTATGCCGTGATCTCTTCCTCGCTGTATGTTCATGGCTGCCAGGTCCAACGCTACAGCGTGGGCCATAGAAAACAACCTCTCGGTCAGCTCTGTATTGAGTAGCTGCGAGGAGACTCGCATTTTACCCGCCACGCCAAAGAGCCCGCGGAGCAGTGGGTCAATGCCACCCTCGTTCACGATGCGAAAGGGGGAGAAGAAGGCCCGGTGCAGGGAGATGTGACCTTGGGGGATGGGCTGGAAGTCCTCATCCAACCTGTAGAGTATCGGGTTAATGAGGGTGTGCCCGAAGCGGAATGCCGCAGTGGCGAAAGCATTGAGGATGCCCGCGTTAATATTGGGGTCATAACCTGTGTACGGCCCCATCATCTTCATGCCTGCCTCGCCTAGGATCTAGAAGACAGAAAGAAGGCTCATCAGTTGTGCTACTGGTAtgagatacagtggaaccttggtttttgtactcTCTGGTTTTCGACGAAGATTATTGCTAAAAACATGTCTTGGTTATTGTGTGGCCAAACAGtgcacctaacaaactagttgagtgcccaaacaataCATCTGATGActctgaagaatggatagtggttcacGTGGTTCacgtgagcaagtatacagctctaaccaGCCACTGGTTTGCATGGATCTTCCATCCCCTCCCCTGCTCCCTCCACTATTCGCCGTGTTCACCAAGTCTTCTATCAAGTTAAGTAATGGTACATGTTAATTGATCCATTTTAGTCGTCATATGCATTtcgctttgttttctgcatgtagaaGTGTAATCATTCTCtgtaaaacgtgttttgtgttaatattattgggtgtctggaaccgattggatttacatgatttcttatgggaaaaatgatttgcttttcgtacgtttcggttttcgtctgaccttttggaatggattaatgatgaaaaccgaggttccgctgtactgcaTTACTGTTTGAATTGGATtaagacaaacaaacatacaaCAGCAAAAGAAAGGAATTGTTACCTTTGGCAACCAGTGACTATATGTGATGTGTTGCATCTGGGCTCCTACTATCTTCCTGGCCTCATGGTAGATGGTGTCTCCATCCCAATGGGGGTTTAGCCTCAGTAGTTCTGTGGCTATGCGGTTGTGTTCCCTGAACCACACTGTGTGCATGGCAGTCAGACCCAGCTGCTCGTTGGCACGGTGGTCTCCGGCCAAGAAGCATGGTATTGGACTCTCATTTTCATCCCTCATGCACTCGGTGGGTGGCCCGGTGGCAAAAGGAAGCAGTGGCTTCCCCGTGCGCTGGATAATCCCTTGTCGGAGTAAACCCCTTTGGCTGGCCAAATCCCGGATCTCCTCAGATTCATGTCGTGAACTACCGTATACGTTTGAGGCGTCGATGTAAGAAGTGAGCTGGTTGATTTGCTCTCTTGGGTACACGCTGTTCATTAGGAGAGATGTCATCCCACTGCCACACACGGGGCTGGAGCGCACAAAAAACATGCAGCGTGCACCGCTTCGGAGCTGCCGTGCATCATTGGGAGGGAACTGGATGGGGAAGCAAGGTGGGTCATTGGTGCACACCTGCGTGCACAGCTGGCCATCTGAGAAGCGTGACTGGCTGAGGGCCGCCACAGTGGAGTCCAAGTCATGGTCCAGAAACTGACCCCATTGCATCAGCATGTGGGTGTACTGCTCATCTGGAGTGATGGTCTCTGTTCCAATCATGGTGGTGGACACCAGCCTCGGCAGTGGCAGCCTGTAGCCACTGTGTGCTTGCTCAGTGGCTCCCCTTGGCAGATTAAAACCATTATCGTAGACAGATTTCAGCAGTCGCTCAAAGTGGGTGAGCGAGGCACCCCACATGGGGTGCTGAAGGTTGTTGCAAGTGCCGTCATGAGTGCGGTATTTCTGGTGGAAGCAAATGTCTGAGCAGTTGTTAAAACGGCGGTGGGCTGTGCAGCCGGACAAGTTGGCAATCACGTCAAGAAAGTGTGGCGATACCAAGTCGTTGTAGCGAAATTCTGTGGGAACAGAAAAGCAACATACACAAAGATTGATTGGCTATTACAATAATTATTGAACAATCATTCCATGTATGAGTAGATAGTTTACAAAaaggtgccgcaaggcatggTGGGAGCCAACATCACTCCCGTCGCTCGGAGTGTTTCggcttcccatcatgctttgTAACACCTGTTACGAACTTGGAGTGGcaaatttgaaatgactttagttttgtgtcatgtctgtgatctgatttttttctacAGACTTAAACAACTGAATAAACATCCGCCAAGACTgctgattccatcatttttgccaggggttgtactcGCACACATGTATCAGTATGTTAGAATATGCTTTGCTATTGTAAGAGTGTGCAGTATTTCATGAACAGGGACTGACTCTGTGTGTGTCAGCTGTTACTGGCATgagaagggtgtgtgtgtgtgtgtgtgtgtgtgtgtggttcaaCAAAGTCTGGGCGAGGCAATCATCTGTCTCTGTCTGCTTTCTTTTTGTTATAAACACCTTCGTTATAATCTCTTTTAAAATAAAtcggtgaaaaaaaaagaaaacgtaaACCATGCTAAAACGTGTCCTGTTCCCATTGGTGAAAGTAGGTTAAATGCCTCAAAACCAAGTTCATCATTAGCTCCTAAGAGACGGTGGTGCACAGATGCAAACTTCATCCACAGGCAACTGCTGCTCTCTTTAACATGGCAGTAAAGAGCTGCAAGAAAGACTGGGACTTGCGTGGGTTCGTATGAATGCAGTATTTCATAAGGAACCAGCAACAGAAAAACCCTTGTTAATGACACATACAGAAACCAGAAAAATGCCTTGAGGCCACAGAACGACGTCTGAGCATACAGCATAAAGAGTGGGGCGCTAAAGGTTATCGACTGAAGAAAATCGGCTCTGTTCTATAAGACTTTGATATTATTTGGTTTGCACAATTTAGACATACAAGTCTTATCTGATACACTTTCAGTTAACTGACTTATTACAGCAGTTTCGGGAATGTGCAGGGTTagcgctatagaaaatggacCTTTTTGCATCCTTGCTAAAATTTATTGCTGTCGTccttatgttattttcctcctcctttatggtacaaaccgaagattaatttattccGTAACGGCGCCTACAGCTGGGtaagttctaccttccttcactatgtccagaattccaactttttgtacAATGGTTAGCATTTtcttctgccttttgggtgcaactgcTGGTGCCTTTGTCAGTGCAGAGCGTTTAGTcaacattgtgagttttgtaggggagaaaacttgcaaaaatACAGCACTAAAGGGCCACACTACTAGCGACTgaacaattatgtaaattaggcaagctgaacacattctgtactgtacaggacacatggcatggaggagattgattgatggtctacagtcccttagccaatcggggcgcagaagacaatgcgggttctcccttagcgaatcaggacgcagaacactatgcgttcatacgctgtaaaaaaaaaaaaaaacaacaaaaaacacacacacaaaaatgattggtatcggaatcgacagcataaaaccctgatcggagcatccgtaGTATAAATTAAACTGAATTAATCTGGTGAAGTGATACCTGCCTCAATTTTCTGCTGTGCAAAAACAGCaccttgtaaaaataataataaaatagataAGAAATAATTCATTGGGGACATTGCAATAAATATTGATTGCATATTatttataacatacagtatataattcaTCAGTAGTTCTGTTCATAAAGTCAATACTATTTCACACAACATAGTGTTCATTACTTCCCCAGTTCATATTAAACATTACAAttatacaatatacaaaaacaataatcaAAATTCAACTCgtcatcataaaataatagcaacaatgataagcaagtgtaaaaaaacatttctgtaaaGGAGGAGTTTATTCATTCAGACAATTTGTAAGGTTTTGCATGGAACTAGCTGCTGCAAACGCGGTGAGGAATTTTATTGTATGTCAATGCATCTTACAGAGTTATTTTACCCGGAATTTGGATAATAAAGATATAAAATGGTGCTTGAGCTGGCGTCTGCTACAAGCCACAACAGGTGCCTGCTCGCCGAGGAGCAACATcgaatcaggaggggactttgatgtcagctgactgatgtcacgtGACATCTACAAGTCACATCTACGTGACGCTTGTGACAGTATTGTTCGATTCATAGTGCGTACCGACCCAAGACCACTGCGTCGAACGGttccatacagtggaaccttggttagcagtcattcatttgttctTGAAGGTCTACCTCTGACCGAAACGGAtgttaaccaaatcaatttttcctatgctgcttgtcctcacgagggtcgcgggggtatgctttgggcgagaggcagggtacaccctggactggtcgccagccaatggcagggcacatatagacaaacaaccattcacactcacattcatacctatggacaatttagagtcaccaattaacctaacatgcatgtttttggaatgtgggaggaagccggagtgtccggagaaaacccaagtcttccagatctcctgactgtgtggccaacatgctaaccactaggccaccgtgcagccgcatttagaattgttttatatacataaaactataattataaaactataaaaatgtgttttgtgttaacgtttTTGAGAGTCAATACGCAGGCGACATAGCTTTCAGTCCcgtttgccattttgttcgctagctaataggatgctaacaagaaaggacgttttctgataaaaaaaaaaaaatatatatatatattaagaatacagatggactcacacagtgtattaataacaaaacaGGATGTACCCCATATTGTACACCAcctggagaatgcacgcaaaccgcgCAACACTTTGGTGTAAGTAtttgacgttaaccaaaaaacatgctagttgaggcggacgctaaccaaggtttcactgtacatgtattgttgcacccctaataaTTACTGCAGTTTGTTTGGTCATTAAACTCACCAGTGCCGTTTGTGTCGACCATGAGACCCTGGTTGACGTGGTTCTGGATGAGAAGAAGAGTCTGCTCGAAGATCTCGCCAGCTCGAGCCTGCTCCACCGTGTAGGGGTCACGAGGATAACGAAAAAGAGCAAGGAGCTCTCCTGGAGTACGGGGCTGACTAGAGGGAGCAATGTGGGAGAAGATGGAGAGAGGAGTCAATGtcgaaaaacaaaatattttcataaaactTTCTCTTACTGCAAATACATTGCTGGTATATTTGGACATAAGAGTGTGACTCAGCATGaagttactgtactgtacatacccAGAGCAAAATAGCACACAAAATACCTCTTCTATCAGTGATGCAATCCAAACCACCTCATTTGAAAACCACTTATATGGGTCTGAAACACATGTCTGTCTCATGagagtatttatttatatttaatgccGGGTACAGCACATCATTTATCAGGTGATGTAGATAAAGCTACTACAAGTACAGAATAACAACAGGGCTGTGTATCTGGGAGTGGCTTACTTCCAACAATAAACTGTTCTATGTGCATGTTTCTGCCCATATCAAACCTTCACTAGTTGTGTCATACAGCCCATTGAGTTTCTGTTTCAAGGTAGCCTGAAATACACTTGGTTGTGATGGCTGAGTACACAGATGTATGGATGTTCTTCATGATTACAGCAGCAAGGGCCACTACATAAGGTTATCCAGTGTATTGTTTTCCAGTGTCATTGCGTTTTTCACTTAAAAAGAACCAGCAGCCTGTTAAACTGTGATTGCCATTAAAGTCAGCTGGAAATTCCCTTGTCTCATTTTTAGGTTGGTGGTTTG
This window contains:
- the LOC129192355 gene encoding peroxidasin isoform X2, giving the protein MALRAGQLLSPRLFLVSAWLLLASGPHSVLSCPSRCLCFRTTVRCMHLNLETVPAVSPQTTILDLRFNKIKDLQPGSFSRLKNLNTLLLNNNHIRRIPKGAFEDLENLKYLYLHFNNIDSLEPESFSHLPKLERLFLHNNRITQLVPGTFSNLQAMKRLRLDSNALNCDCELLWLADLLKQYAESGNAQAAATCDYPARLQGRSVATLTAEELSCEVPRITSEPQDVDVTSGNTVYFTCRAEGNPKPQIIWLRNNNALNMRDDSRLNLLEDGTLMIQNTRETDQGVYQCMAKNVAGEVKTSEVTLRYFGAPSRPSFVIQPQNTEVLVGESVTLECSATGQPQPRISWTKGDRTPLPNDARINITPSGGLFIQNVVQADGGQYTCFASNNVDTIHATAYIIVQAIPQLTVTPQDQSVLEGHTVDFPCEATGYPQPVIAWTRGGSPLPLDRRHSVLSTGTLRITRVAAHDEGQYECQAVSPVGTVHTAVQLSIQQRVTPVFTNAPRDVTVESGQDVQIPCSAQGQPQPVLTWNKDGVQVTESGKFHISTEGFLEVKDVGTADAGRYECVARNPIGYQVASMVLTVTVPAVSREGDTFVSTSIEQAIRNVDSAIESTRRRLFDGQPRTPGELLALFRYPRDPYTVEQARAGEIFEQTLLLIQNHVNQGLMVDTNGTEFRYNDLVSPHFLDVIANLSGCTAHRRFNNCSDICFHQKYRTHDGTCNNLQHPMWGASLTHFERLLKSVYDNGFNLPRGATEQAHSGYRLPLPRLVSTTMIGTETITPDEQYTHMLMQWGQFLDHDLDSTVAALSQSRFSDGQLCTQVCTNDPPCFPIQFPPNDARQLRSGARCMFFVRSSPVCGSGMTSLLMNSVYPREQINQLTSYIDASNVYGSSRHESEEIRDLASQRGLLRQGIIQRTGKPLLPFATGPPTECMRDENESPIPCFLAGDHRANEQLGLTAMHTVWFREHNRIATELLRLNPHWDGDTIYHEARKIVGAQMQHITYSHWLPKILGEAGMKMMGPYTGYDPNINAGILNAFATAAFRFGHTLINPILYRLDEDFQPIPQGHISLHRAFFSPFRIVNEGGIDPLLRGLFGVAGKMRVSSQLLNTELTERLFSMAHAVALDLAAMNIQRGRDHGIPPYNDYRTFCNLTSAQSFENLRNEIKNPNVREKLQRLYGTPLNVDLFPALMAEDLVPGSRLGPTLMCLLASQFKRLRNGDRFWYENPGVFTPAQLTQLKQASLSRVLCDNGDNITRVQHDIFRVAEVPHGYGSCDDIPQIDLRMWQDCCEDCRTKGQFNALSYHFRGRRSAEHSYKDSKPVDSVKQNRHMEEAGGSLVNVTVTSKKSTEPSINDFQDFVSDMQKTIKSLRKQIKRLEARLSKTDCTDRNRNERTDGEQWKEDPCTQCECKDARVTCFVESCPPARCKQPVKLKGACCPMCLDVAEGQKADSSHE